TGTTATGGTTTCCTGATAGCTCGGCTACGATCGCCGGCGCTTTGTCGGGATCAAGGATGCGATCAAGCAGGTTCATTCGCGACTTAGTCTATGGTCTGCTGTTGGTAGCGTTCGATCAGCGATTGTATCTGTTCTATCGAAAGTTGCTCCTCGTTTGTATCGCTCGAGTAGCTGAAGCCCTCTGGGCATTTTTTCCCTTTGTGCACTTCTTTGCCGGTGTAGTTCCAGTAAGGTTGAGTCGGGTGAATGACGAAGCGATCCTTTTGCTCGGTAGTCATTAGTGCCTCGTCTGCCGGTACCATGGCTTCGTGTAGCTTTTCGCCCGGCCTCAGGCCAATAATGTCGATCTTGGCGTCTGGGGCGACCGCTTTGGCCAGGTCGCCAATCGAGCAGCTGGGTATTTTGGGTATGAAAATTTCTCCGCCAACCATATCGGCAAGCGAACGAAGCGCGAATCTCACCCCGGCTCCGAGTCCAATGACGAAACGCGTCATTTCCGGCTTGGTTATCGTCACGGTTCCGAGTTGCTTCTGCTTCAGGAAAAGCGGGATAACGGACCCGCGGCTGCCGATCACGTTTCCGTAGCGAACCACGGCGAAGCGTGTTCCGCTTTTTCCCGAATAGTTGTTCGCGGAAATGAAAACCTTATCGGAGCAGAGTTTGGTGGCTCCGTAGAGGTTGATCGGATTGACTGCCTTATCAGTTGAAAGGGCGATGACCTTTTTCACTCCTGTGGCGATTGCCGCATCCACTACGTTCATCGCTCCGTTGATGTTGGTCTTGATGAACTCGTGTGGGTTGTACTCGGCGGCGGGTACTTGTTTCAAGGCAGCGGCATGGATGACGTAATCCACGTCTGTCATAGCCCGAATCAATCGATCCTTGTCTCTGACGTCACCGATGAAGTAGCGGATGTTGCTCGCTGAGAAGGCGGGATCCGTCGACATGTCGTACTGCTTCAGCTCGTCTCTTGAAAGGATGATGATCTTAGCCGCTTTGCCTTCCTTAAGGATTTCGAGACAGCAGCGTTTCCCGAATGAGCCCGTGCCGCCGGTGATGAGTATGGTTTTGCCTTCGAGCATGTGGATTAGAGAGGAAACTTCGAAAGTTGTTGGAATTGAAACGATGGGGCGTGTTTGCGCGAAGAGGAGAGCGTATTATGGTACTCTTTGAATTTCCTTTTACAATTTATGCTTTCGTATTTGTTTCAATCCTCTTCTAAGTTGCTATCTTATTCATCTTCAAGGCGCTCCGATCAGCGTTTTTACTCTTAATTAATCTGCAGAACCCACTTTTCGATCCCACGATATGTCCTTGGAAAGAATCCTCATCCTAGATGATGAGCTTGTCATTCGCAAAGCCTTGGAGGAGCAGCTGAGGAGAAAACGTTTCTCGGTCTGCAGCGTTGGGACGCTGGGCGAGGCCGATCAACATCTGGCAAAAGACGAATATGACCTGCTTTTTGTCGATGTCCATTTGCCCGATGGAAACGGTACTGAGCTTTTGGAACGTGTGGCGAGCATGCAAAATCCGCCCTTGGTGGTGATCATTACTGGCTACGGGACCGTGGAGTCGGCGGTCAAGTGCATGCAATCGGGCGCTTTCGACTACATCATCAAGCCATTTTCCTCCTCCCAGATCGACGTTCTGATCAAGAAGGCCCGTGATTACAGGCAATTGGTTAAGGTGAACCAATTTCTGGCCAGCGAATCCACGGTGAGCGGTGAATTGATTGGCAAGAGTGGATTCATCAATCAGCTGAAGGATATCATCAGCAAAGTGGCGCCGACCGAAGCCACGGTTTTAATTTGTGGCGAGAACGGTACGGGTAAGGAATTAGTAGCCAACGAGCTTTACCGGTGCAGTTCCCGCAAGAGCGCTCCGTTCATTCGGGTGAATTGCGCGGCGATTTCTGAGTCGTTGATCGAAAGCGAGTTCTTTGGTCACGAGAAAGGGGCGTACACGGGAGCCACTCAGCGTCGCGAAGGCCGCTTCGAACTGGCGGATGGAGGTACCATTTTGTTAGATGAAATCAGCGAGATTTCCCCTAAGGTTCAGGCGAAGCTCCTTCGGGTGCTGCAAGAGCGGGAATTTGAGCGTGTGGGCGGCAATAAGACCATCAAGGTCGACGTGCGGGTTATCGCTACGACTAACCGTAATCTAGCGGAAAGCGTCGAGCGTGGTCTCTTTCGCCAGGATTTGTACTACCGCTTGAATGTGTTTCCGATCCAAGTCCCTCCTTTGCGGGATCGGGAAGGGGATGTTGTTTTGCTCGCAAAGAATTTCGCTCAAAGCTTCGCTCGCAAGCACGGCAAGCAGATCAAGGGCTTCGATGCCGAGGCGATCGCTGCACTTCAGAGACATCCATGGCCAGGCAACGTCCGTGAGCTACAAAACACTATTGAACGCGCGGTTATTTTGGCTGAGTCCGGCCATCCGATAGGACAGGGCCACTTGGGGTTGTTTTTGATGCCGACGAATGTATCGTCTCCGCCAGTAGCGCATAGCTATGGGCATTCTGAGAATTCTAACATGCCAAGTGCGCCGTACGGAGGAGGCTATCACCATACTCCTCCACCGCCGCCTCCAGTGGCTCCGAGCAGCCCTTACTACGAAGCTCCCCCAGCTCAAGTCGCTCCACCGCCTGCTGTGGAAAAATCTGCCGCAGAGCAATCTTCGGCTGTCGGGGCTACAGAAGGGCCTATACCGCTCGAAGAGGTGGAGAAGAAACATATCCTAGCCACTTTGGAATCCACCGATGGTAACAGGACTCAAGCGGCGAAACTGCTGGGAATCAGCATCCGTACCCTGAGAAATAAGATTTCTGCATACCGTTCCGACGGAGAGTTTATTCCTGGCGAGGATTGATCCGGGATTCGCCTGAGTCCTGAAGCTTGTTTTGGCTTCTCAAGTAGTTTTTCGCGGGCTTAGGACAACTTTAGAGGGGAGGAGCTTCCGATCTACGCTTTTTTAACAAAAAGGCGCACCAATTGGTCCTAAACCTTTGGATATGCGGAACGATATATACAGAGCACCCGATATATCTTTTCCCATGCAGCAGACATTCCCCATCAAAGATGACGAGCTCGAAGCTCTAGCGAAGAACGCCATCGATAGTGTTTTCAGCACTATGCTCAATCGTTCAACGACGATTCAGGAAGTGATCAAGATCGACGAGGACAATCATCCTGAAGGGATCCAGCTCCCGGTCGACGCGAGCATGCCGATGATCGCAGGAACCGTCGGCTTCCTAGGCAACCTTACCGGCATCATCTATATCTTTATGGAGCTTCCGCTCGCAATGGAAGCGACCTGTAGCCTTCTCGATATGGAGGAGCACGAAATAGGAACCGACGACCATGAGCTCGTGAACGACGCCATCGGTGAGTTGACGAACATGATAGTTGGTACCTTCAAAAACGATCTCAGCAACAAAGGCTACGAATGCCGGATGACTATTCCTTCCATCCTCAGAGGCTCCAATTTCTCTATCGAGCCGGCTGAAGTCGCATTGCGTCGCATTTTCAAGTTCGATTGCGGGGGCCGGTCCTTCGTAATCGACGTCCTCATGAAAGAAGAAAACTGATCTCCCACCATGCGTTTAAAAATCCTAACAGTAGACGACTCAAAGACCGTCCGAATTATCGTGAAGAAGTCCTTCAAGGGCTTCGACTGCGAAATCACAGAGGCGCAGAATGGTGTCGAAGGCCTAGCCATGGCGGCGAAGGTTAATCCCGACATCATCCTGCTCGACATCACCATGCCCGTCATGGATGGCGTCGAAATGTTGACCAAGCTCAAGTCCGATCCAGCTCTCAAAGCGATCCCTGTCATCATGTTGACGGCGGAAGCGGGCCGAGAGAACGTGATGAAGATCGCTAAGATCGGAGTACGTGACTATATCGTTAAGCCTTTCAAGGAAGACGTTTTGGTCGACAA
This region of Pelagicoccus albus genomic DNA includes:
- a CDS encoding sigma-54-dependent transcriptional regulator, whose amino-acid sequence is MSLERILILDDELVIRKALEEQLRRKRFSVCSVGTLGEADQHLAKDEYDLLFVDVHLPDGNGTELLERVASMQNPPLVVIITGYGTVESAVKCMQSGAFDYIIKPFSSSQIDVLIKKARDYRQLVKVNQFLASESTVSGELIGKSGFINQLKDIISKVAPTEATVLICGENGTGKELVANELYRCSSRKSAPFIRVNCAAISESLIESEFFGHEKGAYTGATQRREGRFELADGGTILLDEISEISPKVQAKLLRVLQEREFERVGGNKTIKVDVRVIATTNRNLAESVERGLFRQDLYYRLNVFPIQVPPLRDREGDVVLLAKNFAQSFARKHGKQIKGFDAEAIAALQRHPWPGNVRELQNTIERAVILAESGHPIGQGHLGLFLMPTNVSSPPVAHSYGHSENSNMPSAPYGGGYHHTPPPPPPVAPSSPYYEAPPAQVAPPPAVEKSAAEQSSAVGATEGPIPLEEVEKKHILATLESTDGNRTQAAKLLGISIRTLRNKISAYRSDGEFIPGED
- the pseB gene encoding UDP-N-acetylglucosamine 4,6-dehydratase (inverting), which produces MLEGKTILITGGTGSFGKRCCLEILKEGKAAKIIILSRDELKQYDMSTDPAFSASNIRYFIGDVRDKDRLIRAMTDVDYVIHAAALKQVPAAEYNPHEFIKTNINGAMNVVDAAIATGVKKVIALSTDKAVNPINLYGATKLCSDKVFISANNYSGKSGTRFAVVRYGNVIGSRGSVIPLFLKQKQLGTVTITKPEMTRFVIGLGAGVRFALRSLADMVGGEIFIPKIPSCSIGDLAKAVAPDAKIDIIGLRPGEKLHEAMVPADEALMTTEQKDRFVIHPTQPYWNYTGKEVHKGKKCPEGFSYSSDTNEEQLSIEQIQSLIERYQQQTID
- a CDS encoding chemotaxis protein CheX, giving the protein MQQTFPIKDDELEALAKNAIDSVFSTMLNRSTTIQEVIKIDEDNHPEGIQLPVDASMPMIAGTVGFLGNLTGIIYIFMELPLAMEATCSLLDMEEHEIGTDDHELVNDAIGELTNMIVGTFKNDLSNKGYECRMTIPSILRGSNFSIEPAEVALRRIFKFDCGGRSFVIDVLMKEEN